The following proteins are encoded in a genomic region of Aquella oligotrophica:
- a CDS encoding VOC family protein produces the protein MSKLFNHIHHIAIICSDYEKSKDFYNRILGFEIIREVYREARQSYKLDLSIDGKSQIELFSFPITPKRPSTPEACGLRHLAFAVTNLDDVIRHLEANGIECEPIRVDEFTDKRFTFFKDPDGLPLELYED, from the coding sequence ATGTCTAAATTATTCAATCATATTCACCATATCGCAATTATCTGTTCAGATTATGAGAAATCAAAAGATTTTTATAACCGTATTTTGGGTTTTGAAATCATTCGCGAAGTATATCGTGAAGCCCGGCAATCATATAAGCTTGATTTATCGATAGATGGCAAATCACAGATAGAATTATTCTCTTTTCCTATTACTCCAAAACGCCCATCTACGCCTGAAGCATGTGGGTTACGCCACTTAGCTTTTGCGGTTACGAATTTAGATGATGTAATTCGTCATCTTGAAGCCAATGGTATTGAATGCGAGCCTATACGAGTCGATGAATTTACAGACAAACGTTTTACCTTTTTTAAAGATCCCGATGGTTTACCATTAGAATTATATGAAGATTAA